The Labeo rohita strain BAU-BD-2019 chromosome 22, IGBB_LRoh.1.0, whole genome shotgun sequence genomic sequence TTAATAAGAATACACTAATtctcaaacacaaaacaatacttaatagaatttaaatgtaaagatttTTTATGATGCTCTGAATCTAAGACCAATCTGATATTTGGCTAAACTGGtcataagtttttatatatctttTGACCAGTAAGTGGTGCTGTGCCAAAACTACTCATGTtccctcaggtcatgcttgttataacatgTACCAAGTTTGCTCAGAATCCGCTAAAGAACTGCAGCGATATAGCCTGTTCATTTTTGCACAAACTTCATCAAAATTAACGTGCATTACGCAAATTTGGCCtattggtggcgctagagagtttgagataGAGACTCCAAATTCACTATGGTTATTTTTGAGGCTGTCCTCTATCTCTGTGCCAAATTTTATAACCTTCCTGCAAGCGGTtttatgggctgccatagacttcccAGAGCGGAAGAAGAAAACCATCCAATAAAAAAAGGTGTCTAGCCATACCTAAGAACTAAAATATCAGCCCTAAAAGTTGGCCTCTTTTACCACAGCCACCAAAAACACCCAAGCAACCAAacagcaacacactaaaacttttaaagaaTATTATTAGCGACAAGTTTGGGAACACCTAATCTAGGGGAACCTGTGAGTAGTGAACTATAAATGGTACATACAACCTGGATACTTACGTTGGCAGTTCTGTCCGCTAACACCCATGTGAAGCCTACAGTACAGCTCACGCTTTCAGCTAGTAGTATTTATACATGTTGAGGATGTGTGTTTTTCTACATGCTTGGCGTTTTCTCTCCAAATAAAGGACGGATTAGCAGCCTGTTCCACAAATCAGTTTATATGCTGTTTGGCTGCATTGCAAATGGTAGCTTAACTTGCAACAGGCTTTCAGTTAAATCAGATTCTCAAATGAAAAACATACCAAGGGAGCAgcctgatttttattttattttttatttttttatttttttattttttcccccatctAGTCTGTTGGTGCATGACTGGTATTCTTGTAATAAATCCATGTTTTTACCACTTAACCAAtggatgtcattaaaatgtgtcATGGATGTGTATTTAGTAGTTGAATAACAAAGCTATACAGCATCGCTAGAGATCTTGGGTATTGGTGTTACATTGCTGCATTGAGTGGCTCTGTGCTTCATCACGTATCACTGGACAACAATGTGCCATTACACCCATTCCCTAATGAATGTGTGATTTCTTCCAGGCACGTATCAAATTCCCCATCGACTACCCGTACTCTCCTCCTGCCTTCAGATTCCTTACTAAGATGTGGCATCCCAATATTTATGAGGTTAGtttatacaaacacaaacaaaacagagcCTGATCAGCATTTGTTCGGATTAAAATACCtaaacctcatgtcgttccaaacccataagacctttgttcatcttcggaacacaaattaagagatttttgatgaaatccgagagatttctgacactgcatagacCGCAACACAACTAACACATTCCCAAAAGTCCctaaaaggtagtaaggaagttctcatagcttcataaaattatagttgaaccaccgatgtcacatggactatttgtatgttcttactacctttctgggcattgaacatggtagttgcattgctgtctatgcagggtccgaAAGCtctcagaaatatcttaatttgtcttctgaagatgaacaatggtctaacgggtttggaacgacatgagggcgagtaattaatgacagaattttcacctGTAGGTGAGCTATCtttttaaacatgtaatttaaatgccattttcagtctttttaaacaatcatatttaaaaaaaaaaaaacaacaacaacaacaacagattgACAATTAAGTATTTGCATctatttaatagtatttaatgaAACGAagcatgatttttaatgttatcaATAATAAGCATGACAGATAACAGGTTAACATTATTTCAGAATGGGGACGTATGTATTTCCATACTGCACCCACCAGTGGACGATCCCCAGAGTGGAGAACTGCCGTCAGAGAGGTGGAACCCAACACAGAATGTGAggtaaaatagaatttttaaaacCAAATTAGTCAGCAGTGTTCTTCAtattcttaaaggattagttcacttccagaattaaaatttcatttactcaccgccatgtcatccaacatgttcatgtctttcttcagttgcaaagaaaggaaaacattccagtatttttctccatgtagtggacttcaatggggatcaacgcgctgaaggtccaaattgcagattCAGTTTAGCTTCAAAGGCCTCCACACATTCACAGCTTAgtaataaggatcttatctagcaaaacactCGGCcattatcttaaaaataaaaattgatatacttgttaaccacaaatgctcttcttgcactagctctgtgatgcacgtGCGCGTCTTTACGTATttcgtaatcatgttggaaaggtcacacgtgtaccatctcattttctcctccaacttcaaaatcatctgacagTACTTTTACagtaccttttttgtaaagagcgtttgactttgtaaacactgggtctgtacttctgcctacatcaCACCTGAGGTCAAACTAGTGCAGAATGAAcatctgtggttaaaaagtattgaaaTTTGTACTTTTCTTATAAAATGACCACTCGTTTTGCTAGACgagacccttgttcctcggctgggattgtgtagagtcttttgaagctgcactaaaactgcaatttggacctttaaccagTTGATCCCCATTGAGGTCCGacatatggagaaaagtcctggaatggTTTTTCTCAAACGTattttcttttcgactgaaaaaagaacgtcatgaacatcttggatgacatcgGGTTGAGTAAGTTATCAGGAATtttcattctgaaagtgaacttctcttttaatctAACGTTGACATCAGCTTCCCTTGTGATTTCCTTACACAGTGCTGTTTCTTCTCAGTTACGCCTCAACAGCTTGAGATCAATAATTAAGCCAACTGGTTGCAATTAGTTTAATGTAATCAGCTGATATCTGCTTCCCTTTCAGGACGATCTTATTGAGTGTTATCTCGCTGCTGAATGAGCCCAACACCTTCTCGCCTGCCAACGTGGACGCCTCTGTCATGTACCGCAAATGGAGGGACAGTAAGGGAAAAGATCGCGAATATGCAGAGATCATCAGGTTTGAAAAAAATCTTTGCATCCACTTATGCTTACATCTATTACATTTCAACCGATTTGCAaaaaaagttcacccaaaaatgaaaattctgtcgtcattattcaccctcatgtcgttccaaatccataaGGCCTTTgatcatctttggaacacaaattaagatatatttttttatcatatctGAGAGcgttctgaccctgcatagacagcaacggtaCTACCATGTTTCagacctagaaaggtagtaaggacatctttaaaatagtccatgtgacatcagtgcttcaacaaTCATCTTATGAAATTACGAGTACTTTTTGCAcgcaaaaaaaacaagtaaaaatgacaactttattcaacaatttcttctcttgctCCTGTTCACAGGAAGCAAGTTCTAGCCACCAAAGCCGACGCCGAGCGGGACGGGGTGAAGGTGCCCACCACACTAGCCGAATACTGCGTCCGTACCCGCGCCCCACCTGCCGACGAGGGCTCCACCTTATTCTACGACGACTACTACGATGATGAGGAGTTAGACGATGACGAAGAGGAAGATGAGGACTGTTGCTATGACGAAGACGACTCCGGAACAGAGGACTCTTGACGAGGAGCGCCCAAGCTCTGAACTCTCCGCTTCTGGTTTCCCGTTTGGTTTCGTAGCTTTTAAATCAAGTCGCAAAGGATATTTTCTGTTCGAAGATCTGAGATCCCAAAAGGGCAAGAGATGAACTCTTTATGCCTGTTCGAACTAAAACTGAGACGTTTTGagggtttgtttttgtttttgttttatttcttgttgttttgtctGGTTTTTGGGGGCAGGTTGGGTTCAACCAATCAGTGCGAAACAGTCCAGCTCATGTTTATTTGATTCTCGATAAACACCTTGCCTTTCAAAGGCACCTGATCTCAGGTTTTCAATGTCTGTGATTCAACAGTATTGGCGTCTTcagtgagggggaaaaaaagtagcTAATATACATTCTCAGGGCTACTTCTGTTTCGCACACCACAATGCATCATATTCTGCTTCTGTAGCCAAGGACTGAACAAGCTGAATGATAAATGGATGCATTACATAGAGTTCACACCATTCTAAGCTTCGTCCTCATTTTGgactttaatattttgttttatccaTCAACAAGCCTGtcttatttgtgttgttttttgtttttatggggTTGCGCGGTAGCGTTTTGAATCTTCAGTATATTTAGCTACtcttgctgttgttttttttttttttttttttttttttttagttttgttatatgcttttttttttttttaaagctttgtgGTGACTCTCTAACCTAAAATCCTCCTCAGGAAAATGGACACGAGAcatggtgtgtgtttgtgacccTAACAGACTCTTTAAACCCTTTCAGGGTCATTCATACGCACACAGGGGTATTTTGGGACACTTCTCCTTGtttggaattattattattcttttttttcccccttctaaTTTTTTTTGGTATGCTTTGTAAATCTATTTAAAGTCTGAATAAAGATCTTTATTAGAATTCATGTTGATGAAtgctaaaattaatataaataaaaaaaaagagttcctatattttggtaacactgcCAACTGTTACCAAAATACCATTTTAGCCACTAGAGGGCAGCAGTGCGCTGCTTATTAGTGtggttttgttacatttatcatCCTAACCCAACTGTAGCTTTTAGGTTATGCTCTTATTTCTACATTAACAACATTTAAGTTAACTTGCTGCATTTTATTCAAAGTAAAGCAGCACAAAGTCAAGAAATGCCATTATGTCCTTCATTACTTTTGTATATTCAACTGAGCCGAAATGGATCACAACAGGCCTCTAGTTATAATTCCAAAATCATTGCCGTCATGTTTATGGCGTAATTCCTTTGTATATGTGAAGTTAAAGCAACATACTTAATAGTACAGTGCAAATGAATAAAAGGTTTATTGTTAGACAGTCATTCCATAAGAAAAATGGATGTGAAGGGttgatttgcatttaaaaggCATTGGTCATAGGTGGTAGCGCTTTCATTTGAATGAAGAATGAATGGAGTTTGCTACAGCACTTGCATGCCAAGATATATTATGAAGGTCTCTGACAAGACGTCACTGTAGTCTGGAGTTCGCTGCTCAATTATGATGTCGACAGACCTGGCTTGAAGGTCAGCTAAACTGAAAGGTCTTTGATCGGAGGCACCACAGCATAAAGCACTGATGATCTACAGTATCCGGTCTGTCCGTCCCAgagctgttactttaaaaaaatgatgtatGTGAATAAAAACGATtaaattatggattttttttgctgtaattagAAATCACTTGAAAACTCATAAAAATGCATTGGTCAAACAGCATGGCAACCCTTTAAGAAGTGTTAGCTTACGTTGGAGGGGAAAAACTCAACATGTATCTACATTTCGTGTTGTGCCGAGACTTTGCACTTCTCCATAGGTAGAACTACTACATATGAAGCATCCTTAACCCATTATAACAAGGTCTTGCCCTCTAGACAGGAGTGTTGTTCTCAGCCACTCTTTGACTGCTGCGGATTGGCGGGTCGAGCGATTCAGACAAGAGGGTGATAGGAAAAACTTGAAGTCTCCCAGGAGGGTATGAGTGTGTCGCTGTCTCCAAGGAAACCAATGACGGGGAATGGAGTGTAACAAAAAAACCCTACTGTGAAATGAGTGAGTGGTGTTTATTCCCTTCCACACCTTGCGTTTGTCAAAGAACATAAATGAATCTATGTGAGCCCTACATAACTTGTTGGAACACCAAGTACTCTGGGCCCTTTGGCTGTCCACTTTTgatctttttaatgattttttttttttttttattaaactagATATTCCTGATTTTTatatgtcaccctggaccacaaaacaggTGATAAGTAGCActtaatacattgtatgggtcaaaatcatttctcttttatgccaaCAATCATTaggttccattaagatattttgtaaatttccaaccgtaattatatcaaaacttatttttgattggtaatatgcattggacaactttaaagggttttttctcaatattttttttttgcacactcagattccagatttttaaatagctgtatctcagccaaatattgtcctacccaaacaatggaaagcttatttattcagctttcagatgatgtataaatctcaatttcataaattcgacccttatgactggttttgtggtccagggtcacatatctgtCTAACCCTCAGAGCCATACAACCAAGCGCTTTATATACTGCAACGCTGCTGGGTAATACCACTTGACAAGTTCGTATACTTTGTTATATTTATGCGAAATGTggtaaatattgataattatgcCCAGAAATCGAGCCAAAAGAAATTGTTCATAGAATTAAGtcacatttactcaccctttccAAACGCGTAACGTGACTCCTGTCGAAGACGGCTACCGGCAATTTTTCCTCAATGCGGTAAACGGGGTATTTAAGCCTAAAAcgacacaaaacaacaaaaaagtatcATAAATTTGATTCATGCGACTTCTTTTCTAAGTTTTTGTAGGTAAAAGGATAGTTTTGTGTGAAACGCGCCGAAAATTAAGCCGTTAACCGTTGCGACTGTTATTTAAATAAGTTATTTGAGCGCGAAATTCGAATCCCtctgattcctgaatgaatcatgcAGATGTTTTTGGGAAccgattcatttttaatgaatgaatgaatgatttatttCTCAACTTGCTAAGGAGCTTCTGATATCaatgtttcattaaataaaaacatatattttattacatacatattattatagtgTGTAAGTaaccacgttttttttttttggcgtattgattaccattgtaaaaccacagttttactacaaataccatggttagaCTATGGTTAGAATACCAAAACCTTGGTTATTTTGTAATTACCTTGGTTTAAGTATAGTAACcgtattttatttgtagtaaaaccatattTTTTTGTAAGGGTACATTTTTAGTTTCTCACACAAGTATCGTATGACATCACATGAGTCGTATAAActcatttaattatatttttaggtCTGTATCGTTTTTGAAGCTTAAAAGCTcacatacttatttttattgGGCTCCGGGACAAGGTCATACCGTTCTGGCATGACGCAAATcaataatgacataatttttatttttgtgtgagaGAATACATGTCCATAACTCAATGTCTTCTTCTATTCCTGGAGACCCAGCATCACCCCGGGGTTTCTTTCTCCTCGGGTCACTATTTGGAACCTGTTCTATTTCTGCTCCTGTAAAAATCTATTTGTTGCCATAGATATGGCAAGGTCTCCAGGGAAACCAATGGTCAGATCGCGGCAGAAGATAGGCAagtgatttaaattaaattaagtcaaGTGCTTTTGTGCTCCACTGACTTCACTTTTTCGGAACAGTCAATTTTAGCAATGACTGAGCAACTAACAAGCGATGATGGAGTACTTATTTTGTGCATCCTCTTCTGTGAGTACACATGTAATAACCTTCAGCCTTTACTGTCTGATTGAAGACTACTCACAACCTGTTGCTATTGCTAAAGCTAATTATATGAGCCAATTACAGCAATggccaataataataattaattaatcatagAGAATTGAACGATTCTGCTTCCGTTTTCTCGGTAAGTGAACacttaagaaattaatacatagaatacatttagaaataactttaactgaaaaataatatggaattcttgcaaaaaatattttacataattattttaatggttttaagttTGATTATAGCCTTCTAAACACGCAAAATgtggggaatttttttttaaatgtcaattattACAACTCACAATATGTATTTTCAATTATATGAGTAATCAGAAACACAGAGAAGTAACGACTCTTGACAATTATCGGTTTACTGTCAGTCGGATATGACGAAAGTGACACCTGGTTCAGTGAGTAAGATAAATTCTGTAAACGCTCCAATTTGTGCTtctttgattcactaaaatgaaacgACTCATAAGAGTCGATTCTTTCGGGAATTGATTCACTTTATAGAATCACTTTGGTCGTAGTGTGACTGAAGACCCAAAAGTTGTATCATAGGGAATTAAACGATTCTCTTTCCGTTTTCTCAGTAAATAAACACTTCAGATTCCGAAAAGAATGAACggaatacatttataaaacaactttaattcaaaaataatctggaattcttgctttttttttttttttaaacataattaatgttttttttttgtctcttcataaaatatatagccTACTAAACATaggaaaaatgtgaaaaataaacattttaagctCACAATATGATGTTATATGAACAACCAACACTGAGAAGTAACGACCTGTGACTCGGTTCTTTGCGAGTCGGATATGACGAAAGTGACACTTTGCGGTTCAGTGCATAGACGTATTTATATGTCTATGGTTCAGCGAGTCAGATCCCAATTTGTGCAGAATATTTTCTTTTGGGAACCGGAGGGATCCACTTTAAAGAATCAGTTTGGTTCTTATTTTCCGattctttttccttttcctcAGTAAATAAACACCTCAGGTTCCGAACTTTGATTtgaaatttttgatttttttttttttttacataattctTTCAGTGTCCTTTAAAAATGGCTCTTCATAAAATAAGACATAggcaaaatctgaaaaataaacattttaaatgttattttaaatatcaactCACAATATGTATCTTTAACTGTGTTGTTATAATGAACAACCAACACTGAGAAGTAATGACCAGCAGTTCTTTGCGAGTCGCATATGACAAAAGTGACACCTTGAGGTTCAATGAGTCGGATAAATTCTGCAAACGCTccaatttgtgtgtttttgattcaccacaaagaaccgaCTCATAAGAGTCGATTCGCTCTGGCGCGGACGCGTCGcgctgtgtgtttttgattcactataaAGAATCAAACTTGAACCGGACCACACTTGAAGATCTGTAAATAGTAGTGGTGTGATTGAAGACCTATAGAATGTTAACTTAAAACACTTTGGAAACTTATAAGAGTGTTTTGCACAAGAGAACCGATACACAACTGCgttcctgtgttttttttttttttttttaactgagaaGGTTCTGAATAAGAGCTGATTCTCCATTCCCAGCTTTTCTAAACCATAActtgactttatttttagaCACTGTAACAGACATATCATCTCTTGTAGTCATAGTCTTTAAATCAAacactctgtgtgtgttttaaaaaccCAGAATTCGGTCTTGATTGATTACAGTGCTCGGTTTCTCGGAATCGATACATCTCTAATCGGAAGAGCATCGTTTCCTCTGATTGGTTCGTTCGGGCGAGCGCGTCTGCAGTGGGACTATATAAGCGCAACAGGCGACCTGCGGATCTGAACCTCTCTCACCGCAGCCCGGGGAAAAGACAGCACACACACTAATGAACACTGAAGTGCCTGCGAAGGTGAATACTGTGTGAGGATTCGCAGAGAAGAGGAAAAGCATTTGCAAATCCAGTGAGTAATTTACTCTTAACGCAACAGgtttaaaagtttacttttCTTAAACTTCATTGTGATAAAGAATTGTGTAGGTTTTATGAGCTGTATTAGACGGTGAATATTAATGAGAAATGACTGGTTTGTTTTAGGTTTCAAAAAAGGACACATGAGTCATTTAAGAAAAGCTTTCACATTGAAACTCTTGTCATTAGATGTTCTTTTTATCTTGTTTCCAGTAAATTCATGAAGGTACAAAAATCAAAATCCACATTTAAGATGCATTCACTGTCCTTTTCTGTAAATTTAAATCTGTTACAACTTCATATGGTTACCCCAAAAGCATGTGtggatgttaaataaaatttttaatttttttatatatatatatatatatatatatatataaatcagctGATTCATATTATGCAATTTTTATATGCAAATACAACATTAATAACTGTAatctttttatacattttgtaaaaatagcatttttttaatgagtgTCAGTTGTTAGCAAGTGCAGTGCAACCTGTTGCCATTCCTGTGAATTTAGTCTTAGTTTGGATatgtaataaacaatattacttaaaaataagtttatcttaaccaaacagttttttttaatcaaatgtttttAGCAAGACTAATTTAGTTGTTTTCAGTTCTGATCTGGAGTAACCCAGACTGCATATTTTGGATGTCTCCCTTATCTGAAGTGCCCAGTGAAGGTCTCTTCAAAGCCTCTATTAATGAGCTGATGCTGTTAATCAGGTGTGTTACATAAGGACAAAATGTTCAGTGATTGGGTACTCCAGGACCAGAACCGAGAacaaaaagtagaaaaaaaaaattcctgaagATCTGTATGATGGCAGAGAaaaagctgtatttttctttgtgTGCGGTCATAGTTTTTCAGATATCATTTGATTTGATCTAAATTAtgtaaacttaatttcttttcacaGATAGTTTGCTTGAAATGCAGTTTAGTCCAACTCTATGACTAATTTTaatcaaaactgtaaatatGAACTGACTTAAAAACTGATTtcaaacattctaaaaaaatgCCATCTCACACCAAGTCTCTATAAATTCTAAATAAGCTTTAAGTGCCCACATGTAGTTTTATTCAGGTCTAAAATGTCGCTCATATGCAAATTAAGGGGTTTTGTCCCTCATGTTAAGTCTTAAACCCACATCACAAAAAAGGTTGAGGAGTCTTAGTCTGTTTTCACCTAGTGGTAAATAGATGCTCGGAAACAGAATGTTCGTATTTGCCTGAAGAGAtaaccatagcaacactatGCTGCTGAAGCACTTTTCGTTAGAATCATTATTAGATGGAAAGAACATTGAGAAAACATTCaattattcatttacttacCACTTGTATATCACTAAAAAGTTATTGTATTGCAATTTGATCATGtaagattaaagggatagttcacgcaaaaatgaaaattttgtcccttttaattactcaccctcatgtcgttccaaacccatgagacgttcgttcatcttccgaacataaattaagatatttttgatgaaatccaagagctttctgaccttgcatatacagcaacacaactaccacgatcatggcccagaaaggtagtaagggcgtcgttaaaaaagtccatgtgacatcagtggttcaaccgtaatgttatgaagctacgagaatactttttgtgcacaaagaaaacaaaaataatgactttattcaaccatttcttCAATTCTGTCAATTTCTGAAGCGTACCACAATGCAGAAACCGGCGTCCTGACGTAGAACATCCATCTCTCATAGTTCATCATCTGtatattctgatttaaaatagataaggctgggcaaaaaattgcaagtcatcctctcaGTCGACATGTTTACTTACACCGTGTGTCgtcttctgcttgtaaacaaagtgCAGCGCATTCAGCGCATTCACTCTCATAGACCTGTGTCAAAGACTggcatggaagagaagaaactgtggAATAAattcgttatttttgttttctttgcgcacagaaagtattctcatagcttcataaaattaaggttgaaccagtGATGTCAATAGGACTATTtgaacaatgtccttactaactttcttggccttgaatgtgtcaggtGAGTTGCTGTctgaaagctttcagatttcatcaaaaatatcttaatttgtgttgtgaagatgaacgaaggtcttacaggtttgggacaccatgatggtgagtaattaatgacagaatttaaatttttgggtaaactaaccctttaagcgTAAGTTATAAATAGCTGTGCATACTTACAGCTCATTGTTTGAAAATTCTGTTGCTTGTGGTTTCAGGCGACAGCACATCACCCAGTGGGTTCAGCCCAGAGGGATCATGTGGGTTCTGGAGAAGATCCGGGACTCAGTTGAAACAAATGTTCTCCGCCAAGGAGAGGCTGGTGACAAGGGGAAGGCGCCTGTTTATAGCAACGTCCTCACACCTGacaagattccagattttttcaTCCCCCCAAAGCTGGTAAGCTGCCCACCGGAGACCGAAGCTTCTGACGTCAAGTCCAAAGAAACTCTGAGACCCTCGACATCAGAGCAAACCATCAGCAACAAGAAGATCAGCAGCCCTCGAAGCCCACGACTGGTCAGCAAGTTGGCAGGAGACACCAAGAACTTGCTTAGAGCAGCTAACCGGCATATCATTCAGATTGAGAGTGCGGACGACGTCGTGGCGGGCGACACCAACGCTGACCCGCAATCCCAGACTGCCATGTCGCTTCCTTACATTCCAAAGACTCAGACTTCTTACGGTTTCGCAACGTtgatggagagtccccacactCGGCGAAAAGAGTCCTTGTTCCACTGTGACCACACCAGTCCAGTTACGTCACCCAATACCCAACGCAAGTCCCAAGGGAAGAGCAGCAACGAGGGGAATCACCTCAACCCTCCGGACTTTGGCACCTCGCACATAAACCCCTACCGATACTTCAGCGGTGGCGAGAGTGACACTTGCTCTTCGGCTGAGTCGTCCCCATTCAGTTCGCCACTTCTCTCTCGTTCCGCTTCTTTACTGAAGATCTTCACCCATGAGACACAAGCCAAGGTTGCCAAAGGCAAGCGGACATTTGCAAGGCATAGCTCCCTGTCTACAGACGAGTGCAGCTCGGCAGAGCCCAGCCCTAATGTTCCAAGACGGAGCCACTGTTCCTCCTTGCAAGGTGGTGGAGCTCTGGACCACCTTCAACACAAGGAGCACACCATCAACATGCACAAAGGCGGCACCGTCCGACTTTGCGCAGACTACGACGCCGGTACGGCCCGTCTGCGAATCCGCATTATGGCGGCCGAGGACCTGTACGATCccgtgtttgacattaaaagcaTTAACTGTTGTGTGTCTCTCTACCTCAATCCGGGCAAGCTGCAGAAGCAAAGGAGCACGATAATCAAGAACAGCCGCAATCCTGTCTTCAACGAGGACTTCTTTTTTGATTCGGTGACTTCGGCTCAGGTTAAGAACCTAGCTCTGAAGATCAAGGTTGTGAATAAAGGCACTAGCCTGAAAAGAGACACGCTGTTAGGCGAACGGGAGGTCCCTTTGTGCAAGCTCTTGTCTGGATTTTAGGCCTTCGTGGAATAAGGAATAAGGTCATCTGTATTCTTCTTGATATTTGCTTCGTTGTCTTTCACGTAGCGGTGGTTAATTTAGTATTTACCCAGTCGGAAGCAACAACCACCACCCGCTCCAGATCAATGCATTAGCATAGCTTTAAATTTGTTGcctgtaaatataaaaagagTCTTTTTGTATGTTGCCTTCTGTATTTTGGTTGTCCTACGCATTTAGCCTAATTAAGACCAAGCGTTTACCTTTTTGATTGTAAAGACTTATTTCCACAGAGCCGCAGTCCTTTGAAGCTACACAATGGCCCTCTGTGCTAATGT encodes the following:
- the cdc34a gene encoding cell division cycle 34 homolog (S. cerevisiae) a, with the protein product MAHHGHHHVASSQKALMLELKSLQDEPVEGFKITLVDESDLYNWEVAIFGPPNTHYEGGYFKARIKFPIDYPYSPPAFRFLTKMWHPNIYENGDVCISILHPPVDDPQSGELPSERWNPTQNVRTILLSVISLLNEPNTFSPANVDASVMYRKWRDSKGKDREYAEIIRKQVLATKADAERDGVKVPTTLAEYCVRTRAPPADEGSTLFYDDYYDDEELDDDEEEDEDCCYDEDDSGTEDS
- the LOC127153990 gene encoding C2 calcium-dependent domain-containing protein 4C, with the translated sequence MWVLEKIRDSVETNVLRQGEAGDKGKAPVYSNVLTPDKIPDFFIPPKLVSCPPETEASDVKSKETLRPSTSEQTISNKKISSPRSPRLVSKLAGDTKNLLRAANRHIIQIESADDVVAGDTNADPQSQTAMSLPYIPKTQTSYGFATLMESPHTRRKESLFHCDHTSPVTSPNTQRKSQGKSSNEGNHLNPPDFGTSHINPYRYFSGGESDTCSSAESSPFSSPLLSRSASLLKIFTHETQAKVAKGKRTFARHSSLSTDECSSAEPSPNVPRRSHCSSLQGGGALDHLQHKEHTINMHKGGTVRLCADYDAGTARLRIRIMAAEDLYDPVFDIKSINCCVSLYLNPGKLQKQRSTIIKNSRNPVFNEDFFFDSVTSAQVKNLALKIKVVNKGTSLKRDTLLGEREVPLCKLLSGF